A genome region from Lutra lutra chromosome 11, mLutLut1.2, whole genome shotgun sequence includes the following:
- the LOC125081204 gene encoding olfactory receptor-like protein OLF3, giving the protein MGTDNQTWVREFILLGLSNDWDTQVSLFVLFLVMYIVTVLGNFLIVLLIRLDGRLHTPMYFFLTNLSLVDVSYATSIIPQMLVHLLAAHKAIPFVSCTAQLFFSLGWGGIEFVLLAVMAYDRYVAVCDPLQYSVIMHGGLCTRLAITSWVSGSVNSLIHTAITFQLPMCTNKYIDHISCEILAVIRLACVDTSSNEIAIMVSSIVLLMIPFCLVLLSYIQIISTILKIQSTEGRKKAFHTCASHLTVVVLCYGMAIFTYIQPRSSPSVLQEKLISLFYAVLTPMLNPMIYSVRNKEVKGAWQKLLGQLTGITSKLAT; this is encoded by the coding sequence atgggaacAGATAACCAGACATGGGTGAGAGAATTTATTCTCCTTGGCCTGTCCAATGACTGGGACACACAGGTCTCCCTCTTTGTCCTGTTCTTAGTCATGTACATAGTGACAGTGCTGGGGAACTTCCTCATTGTTCTTCTCATCAGACTTGACGGCCGACTCCACACTCCCATGTACTTCTTTCTCACCAACCTCTCTCTCGTTGATGTCTCCTACGCCACAAGCATCATTCCTCAGATGTTGGTGCATCTTCTTGCAGCACATAAAGCAATCCCATTTGTGAGCTGTACCGCCCAGTTATTTTTCTCCCTAGGCTGGGGTGGGATTGAGTTTGTTCTACTGGCagtgatggcctatgaccgctatgtggctgTGTGTGACCCCCTGCAATACTCAGTCATCATGCATGGAGGCCTCTGTACTAGGTTGGCCATCACATCCTGGGTCAGTGGTTCTGTCAACTCTCTTATCCATACTGCTATCACATTTCAGCTACCCATGTGCACAAACAAGTATATTGATCACATATCATGTGAAATTTTAGCTGTGATCAGGCTGGCCTGTGTGGACACCTCCTCCAATGAGATCGCAATCATGGTTTCTAGCATTGTTCTCCTGATGATACCTTTCTGCCTGGTTCTCCTGTCCTACATCCAGATCATCTCCACCATCCTAAAGATCCAGTccacagagggaagaaagaaagcctTCCACACCTGTGCCTCTCACCTCACAGTGGTTGTCCTGTGCTATGGCATGGCCATTTTCACTTATATCCAGCCCCGCTCCAGCCCCTCTGTTCTTCAGGAAAAGTTGATCTCTCTCTTCTATGCTGTGTTGACACCCATGCTGAACCCCATGATTTATAGTGTAAGGAATAAGGAGGTGAAGGGGGCCTGGCAGAAATTACTAGGTCAATTAACTGGAATAACTTCAAAACTGGCAACTTGA